The genomic region AGCCACTACATACCATCATAAAAGTAATAAGTGATGAAAATAAATTGGGAATCACATTAAATTCCTAACGTATAGACTTCGTAACATATATAGCATCAGAGAATAGGAGTTCAAACATCAAACTTCAAATCATTAGGAAGCGGTATATAATGCAATCCTTGCATCaattaccttttaaaaaaaaaaaaaaaaaacaatttgagtTTATTTTTACCATAAAAAGGGAAGGCAAATCCATTTAATTTAACCAAAACTCGCAAGGAATGATACTTTTTTCCAACCAGTCAACACCCGTAATGAACTGGTACACAGTAAAATTAAATGTATCAAAAATATCCATTATGTGATACCCTAACCAAGTCACTCTGTCATCTGTTGATGAGCCAGGTCCTTTATTATCATACTCCCCATAATACAGAGTGTCTAATCCTTGATTATCATCATTGGACCACTGCGTCCATCCAGCTGGGTCAATAAAGTTGTCAATGTAGGATACTAGGTAGACTGTTCGAGAGTACATCCTCCATGGCCTTCCTAGGTAGCTTTTTACGCTAGAGTGCAAATCATCTTCAGCTAAAATATTACAATCCTGGAAAGAGATTCCAGTTGTCTCATCTGGGCTGTTACGAGACTGTGCTGTGATGACCGTGAATTGGCCAGACATTGGCATTCTTGAAACAATGTCACACGATTGAAATACAACTGCTGCATTCCCAAATATGAAATCTATAGTGCCCCTTATGTCACATTCTCGGTAGAATTGTCGAAAGGAATGGACATACAATGTATTCTCGTAACCAATGATGGAGCATTTGTACAATGCGACAAAGTCCGCATTTACTCTCAAAGCAACAGCTTGATGTTTCTCTCTTCCAGCTTTGTTCTCGATACGTATGTCTCGAGCCAAAAAGCCTTCTCCAGACACTGCTGTAGttcaatttattatatattactaattagttacaagtaaaagaaaaaggaaacttagaaaaattcttaaCTTAGTTCTAATTTTATCACAAAAACATATAAACTAATGTGACTTGATATATGAATGGTGTCACTTTAACAACAAATAAAGAAGTGTCTGAATTGTTTTTTTAGATATGCTAGGGGTGCCACAAATTCTGCTATGTAacttttataaattgatgtcaccaatcacaaaaaaaaaaaaaaaaaaaacaatttagtgAGTTCCAGTTATGTTAACtaataaagtctctgatagttgaataaaagatttgagattTAAACCCCGCCTACattaaaaactgattagtgttttggtctaataataaagagttatcattagaAGTGAACACCATATGttgaaactcttaaaaaaaaaaaagcaattcaaggcaattatttattatgtttttgaaattcaataataaaattcattacTATATCaattatgtagtaaaatttataatattttaacaatttttttttttgttatttgttacaTCTCAGTTTGTAATATTCATGtagtaaaatttctaatatCCCTAACATCAATTAAATACTTAAGTATATCCCAACAAATTAAAGTTTATGTAGCGCTCAAACTTAAAATTTAGAGTATTGTAGCTTAATTGGCATTTTTTGGTGTTTCAACAAATATGCCTAAGGTTCAAATCTCTCCTCCggaattattttattaaaaaaacaaaaacttaattagttaACAAAAAGGCACTATTTCATGAATATGCATTGTGCCTCACAAGTACAACTTacaagattaaaaagaaaaaaaaagaaggtaaattaGTTAGGGAGGGACACAAATTATTagatatataaaagtaaaacaaaaggCATGCTTGCAATGCAATTGAAGAAATTAGCTAACATACCAAGAGTTGCAGAGCTGAAAGTGGTCCAGCCATCTACCACGCTTCTATTACCAGTAATGATAGTGGCATCGGTTCCGTCTCCACGCAGAAAAATGTTTAGCTTGTAACTTGGGATTACCACATTTTCCTCATAAACCCCTTGTTTCACATAAATCTCTGTTTGATCATTGCTATTGTTTGGAGCAAAGTTGATAGCATCTGTGATGGTGTTGAAGTTTCCAGTTCCATCAGCTGCCACAGTCAGCAGTAACTTGCTCGGATCATATTCACTCCCCAATAACCGAGTCCGCCTCTCTAATTTCTTTGAAATCCATGTTGGAACACCCACGTCCATGAGGTGCCTATTATTTTGGTCGTCTTGGCTATTATTTTGACCGTTTTGGCTAGACAGAATTGAAAGAGAATTACTTACATGCTTGGAAGTGTCATTTATGGATTTCAGCAGGGCTGGCTTCAAAGGACCTGAAGCTGAATCGAGGGATTCCAAGCATGTGATCTTGTTGGTGAGTGCTGCGCTAAGGTAAGCTCTTGCATCGGCTAGTTTGCGTTTATTAATGGGTACATCATTGTTTCGGGACACTGATCTTTGTAAAGAAGACAATGTGATTTGGTGGAGTTCCGTACAGTCCTGGATGGTTCCTCTTTGTTTTTCGATGATATTATTTGAGATCCCGGCGTTGGGTAACAGAGTGGAAAGCTTTCTAGACTCATTTATTGCAGTTTTGAGGGTGTAATGGAGGTAGTAGGCCGTGTTGTTTGGACTGGTAGCCGTTGATATGGAGAGTTTCAATGTTTCAAGGCAGACTTCTGGGTATGGCGTGGTTTTGCAGATAGATTCTATGTTGGCAAAATATTCGGAATAGTCCGGAGAAGTTGTGGAAGAGGAACACgaagaagaataagaataagaagaataagaagtagaagaagaagacgaagaagaagaagaagaagaagaataagtagaagaagaggaagaagaagaataacaagaagaagaagaatgagaagaGTAGAGAGCCCATGTTCTTGATAAGCTGAGTGCAGGGAGAAGCAAAAGAAGTCTGAGAATATTGTTGGTGGAGGAAGCCATCAAAGTTTGATgagataaaaattaaatgaagatCCACAGAGATTAAGAGGGCCTAATTACTGAGATAAATAATGCCACTGAGAACGTTTAGTCAAAGCTTTAATTGCATgctttttgttagaatttgatTACATAGACTTTTGACGCGTAATAATAGGGTAATCAACGGAGAGATTTGAGTACGTACATGGAGGTTACttaatttgttgtttattttatttatttgtctatTTCTTTACCCCATTGGGAGGTTTATTTGATCAGAATTCAGGAGTGATGGGTGGAAGACTGGAAACTCCCGCTTTGGAACAATCAAGTCTCCTATTGGAGACAAATGTCAGTGGGACTCTTGCAGCGAACATGGGTAGTTGAGCATGGAAATTAATTGGTCGCTTTTCGAATatgtttacctaatgtttacCCCTCTTATTATATTAATGGTAGATTTGAATCTTACCATGAATTGAATTTCTTGAATCTACTACCAATATGAGAAAAGAGAGCATCATGTTATTGTGCTCCACAATAATTAACAAATAATTACttagaagtatttttttttcccattttagatttttttttttttttttttttagtaaagaaAATGCATGTGACTAGATAagtttggtgtttttttttttttttttaagaattaaaaaggTGGAATCTTAAGAGCAAGTCACTTTCCACTATGATGAGTAAAATTCTAGCACTAATTAGCCCCCACCGACTTCCGGTAATTATTGGATATTCTCatagtaccataaatgcatactcctcCATCTCACATAATTGTGagtcctactaattaaattcatggtggaacCCACAATTCATATAAGAGGGGGGGAGTATACATTTATTGTACTCCCgaaatattcaataattttcctatCAACCCCAGTACTAATGTGTCTCGTACAACTCAAACCCAAGCGCTAAGGCAAGACAAACAAGTTGCTTGACCAATAGATAGTTTTGAAGTGGAATAGTAGCATACCCTCCCTccaaatcattttaaaaaataaataaattatacttTTCTCTTGTCCCAAATTGTTAGTTATCTATTCCATATTTGGATGTCCCAAAATGTAGTCCTTTTTGGaaagtcaataaataaaattcctaTCCTATCCTATCCTATCCCTcactttatttataaaaaaaaaaatcaaaaccattcTTTGTCTAGAGTTTACATTAATGAAGGTGTAATCTGTACAAATTCATATAGCCATTCTTTATGGCATACGAACATAACCAAATCATCTTCATGAAAATCAAAAACATGACACAACACCATAacttgatgcagaaaattgaaacacaatgataacggttttcttaaattctaaaattcaatcacatattatacaatcatgagatgaaaacctggctctgataccaattgaaggaaaaactggttttgtatctcatacaaaacacatagcggaagtaacatataaggatctatttcattcatgattgataacgtgcactatgtaaatttcagaatttaagaacaagatagcgtaccttggtgtggagaaattcaaaacaaagattataagcacttgggaatacttttaatcttcactctaattccactttatgcccaagatgtgtaatctctcaatcagttttcaaagggagaatgaaagtgtgtctcactctcacatacacaccgttttttatatctctaataaaaattctgtatgtttctccctttataactaactgattatctaattgggctagcctattgggcctttccaattgggctttagtgtgtggcttggagtgggaccaaaagtgaaggaaaaactggttttgtatctcgtacaaaacacatagcggaagcaacaaataaggatttatttcattaatgattgataacgtgcactatgtaaatttcagaatttaagaataagatagcgtaccttggtgtggagaaattcaaaacaaagattataagcacttgggaatacttttaatcttcactctaattccactttacgcccaagatgtgtgatctctcaatcagttttcaaagagagaatgaaagtgtgtctcactctcacatacacaccgttttttatatctctaataaaaattctgtatgtttttccctttataactaactgattatctaattaggctagcctattgggcctttccaattgggctttagtgtgtggcttggagtgggaccaaaagggacctataagacactagctccaatgggtcttgggcttttccatcaacttttgacaagtctaaagttaccattaattatatttaataccactatataaatataattgcactctaggccttattaataaattatatctcaatactttattatacatgcaactccttcataaaatattcgtaataacataaagtcatgaatgtagattgccactttgtaaattactacatcttatcattaagtacccggtttaatcttttcaaagttattcattatatatttatgaaacccaatttcataaatatatactttagtaatttcttactaaagtggttaggcctaactctctgaataactgaacccattaaacttatctcaagggaatattttatatcttcatcaaaagactatgaattccatcttgaaaatatatgttccatcaacactaaatgtggttgcccaacatactgaggttttgaccgttactttagatcttactcctgatatatcaaagcaacctacagctcatgatcatgtccattattctctcagaattaagagttcatacaaatagaagtcgtgagatttattattcatttgacagtcgttaggagaataataaatctcacagcggtctagttcaatatgtcttaactcttaaaacatatcaactagaagtcttcacttctatgatcaagacaaatcatcttagttgatacgttatagtctttgcagatgaaatgtccaatttcatcaccaactacgaactataaattctgagtttacaaagaacttgtgacttatatcttctatgactaaatcacataaatcacatactatgcatctcatggattatatgataatgtcctaatattcatgtcaccattattttagataataataaaacaactttatcaatcacaatattaagtcatacataatatcatacatagcatcatacaatagaatttaagagcacaaatcctaacagaaGGTTAGTTTGAAAACTTGTGCTTTTTAACTAAAGACAACAAATTAAATGATGCTCCCTTAGAAAATTGGATTTTCTAACAATTGGGATAATGGGAGTAGTATTTAACTAGTGTTAAAATATGGCGTTTGAGATGTgatagagtttttatttttattttttttatcatgacatttattttatgataaattgtctTAATTATTTCATGGTATCATTCCACTAAGAAGAGCCTTTAGAATAAAACTCACTTCGTATCGTTAAAGTgaacaaatcaaacaaattaaaaacttaaaaaagattagagaaaaattatttttggcaTTGAGGAagtgaaattatttttgccattcaaagtagagaaaaaagacaaatgtatttaattaatgtttcaTTAGATtggatcaaactttaaaaataaatccaaacaaTATTCATCGCCAATAATAAGCTCTGACATTGTAAAATTACATGCATTgtaaatatacattacataatACCCTGACCAACTAACTCTATTATCTATTGATGTACTAGACCCATAATTTTCATACCTTTCGAAATAGAAAGTGTCTAATCCTTGATTTTCATTATCAG from Castanea sativa cultivar Marrone di Chiusa Pesio chromosome 11, ASM4071231v1 harbors:
- the LOC142616684 gene encoding uncharacterized protein LOC142616684, whose product is MASSTNNILRLLLLLPALSLSRTWALYSSHSSSSCYSSSSSSSTYSSSSSSSSSSSSTSYSSYSYSSSCSSSTTSPDYSEYFANIESICKTTPYPEVCLETLKLSISTATSPNNTAYYLHYTLKTAINESRKLSTLLPNAGISNNIIEKQRGTIQDCTELHQITLSSLQRSVSRNNDVPINKRKLADARAYLSAALTNKITCLESLDSASGPLKPALLKSINDTSKHVSNSLSILSSQNGQNNSQDDQNNRHLMDVGVPTWISKKLERRTRLLGSEYDPSKLLLTVAADGTGNFNTITDAINFAPNNSNDQTEIYVKQGVYEENVVIPSYKLNIFLRGDGTDATIITGNRSVVDGWTTFSSATLAVSGEGFLARDIRIENKAGREKHQAVALRVNADFVALYKCSIIGYENTLYVHSFRQFYRECDIRGTIDFIFGNAAVVFQSCDIVSRMPMSGQFTVITAQSRNSPDETTGISFQDCNILAEDDLHSSVKSYLGRPWRMYSRTVYLVSYIDNFIDPAGWTQWSNDDNQGLDTLYYGEYDNKGPGSSTDDRVTWLGYHIMDIFDTFNFTVYQFITGVDWLEKSIIPCEFCLSRTWALNSSSSSSSSSSSTTSQEFSYIKSAKPHHIQISALTHWNLLSKIYQMIAVQTTPTSYYIVFTLQTAINASEKISIVLSEAKDPKKIIEKQRGTIQDCTEHNQITVSSLQRSVSRINEAPLNEGKVADARVYLSTALTNKITCLESLDSASGPLKPALLKSINDTYNHDPGPLTCRGRTKEMASIQMGDNRLLGSTPANDNKTLVGQRILISRLVDAIAAPLPHDATEIQIHKYARCYILALLGDKLFMDKSGDRVHLMFLAFLRDLRDPPQWVWVPSSKSRPSSMALIHYREQLVRMQPDQIVWQPYEADFGHLPDFCVAWRDTWTTRVPLIESHLALLEMLPVGSRAHNHVRRVLNDLVGLGGGPAPNGEANNGHETESATIATPSTSAAPLGAVVGLLQQAKGQVQLGAVVGVQQPLGL